A DNA window from Luteolibacter luteus contains the following coding sequences:
- a CDS encoding ankyrin repeat domain-containing protein, with the protein MSSNLTRFSKPMALSMLLPLANLRAEDESLRNLLRDALYTEEVSREPDKAAQQYEELLDKLDQQRAFAATALFRLAEVRRKQGRKDEAIQLYQRLIREFPAAGPETKLAAENLAALGAKVPASGDLSSDEEMAELRRLQALAVSGPDVLRDSSIMEQAASKGWSKVIGYLIGLGQDPYKTNALPYAASAGFLSVCKEILEAKGSPPADIADMALENAVRGKRVEILKLLLASKGFEPNRIHALSTSVKASSSDWNPEVTSDLVKAGADLNDMPTETTVSTQPGKLRGAPLHEAIACGNIPATNYLLDQGSKPDLTTPDYNVSPLHYAVSSQDPEMLPIVKRLLAGGADANREVLWHRDDGIPGWSRATPLEMAVLKENKAAVEALLAAKAGVNRKSLLEKAAIQGNLDILGLLFDAGMDPNAYTFPILHNPAAVPLIDALISSSPEIQLENQDPIPLLTMLIERGARPSEDSIRSRFPNVNPRYRELMLRRFVYPELSSRPAITAILPRLNVYDRENELARKEGEASPPPFASFYDKLATLLNTMPNGISSLQSATIMRLRKDGSYLEIPVNLTKSELPPVLEWGDVIEFDDDQRSTRSNEEVSWLYHRHLSASVSIGIGGEKKIYRMLGNRLIYDVTSNEIPWCDAGELVDLLWNTPFSKFDELSDAGITISVTRKDWPVLRMAYPSAEASKFPLQDRDELNLELPPDMEARFKERRKQVVELCAPGFPYRTFFPAYVRQDQDLPPVPCLPTLAQLLVEAYGGKDAIDPRYFSGDEIRSLGILMGRLQSRSMPVLPYPDLGQIGIRRLREDGTEEVLAIDWSKAIAEVNAGQPAEECKKLDIILQAGDVVELRVRKDRPAEDWRGFSPQEELLLSKMLEGKIQLVDAQGNISLQPLAYKAPIYIETAAGWLPMQPPAGSQSMKARTVLSGDRPLDSLQITRGGETSAALSSDSVFLRDGDVVRVSSGQPGQPIQRQPRPRPSPPVPRPGNQ; encoded by the coding sequence ATGTCCAGCAACCTGACCCGCTTCTCCAAGCCGATGGCCCTGTCGATGCTGCTTCCCCTCGCCAACCTGCGAGCCGAGGACGAATCCCTGCGGAACCTCCTCCGCGATGCCCTCTATACGGAGGAAGTCAGCCGCGAGCCCGACAAGGCTGCACAGCAGTACGAAGAGTTGCTCGACAAACTCGATCAGCAACGTGCCTTCGCCGCTACCGCGCTTTTCCGCTTGGCCGAAGTGCGACGGAAGCAGGGCCGCAAGGATGAGGCCATCCAACTCTATCAGCGCCTGATCCGCGAGTTTCCCGCCGCCGGACCCGAGACCAAGCTCGCCGCTGAGAACCTCGCCGCACTCGGTGCGAAGGTTCCGGCCAGTGGGGATCTCTCCTCGGATGAGGAGATGGCCGAACTCCGCCGTCTGCAAGCCTTGGCGGTGAGCGGACCCGACGTGCTGCGTGATTCATCAATCATGGAGCAAGCCGCTTCAAAGGGATGGTCGAAGGTAATCGGATATCTCATCGGCCTTGGCCAAGATCCTTACAAGACCAATGCACTTCCATATGCCGCGAGCGCCGGCTTCCTCAGTGTCTGCAAGGAAATTCTTGAAGCGAAGGGCTCGCCACCCGCGGACATCGCCGACATGGCCTTGGAAAATGCCGTGCGCGGAAAGCGGGTGGAAATCCTGAAGCTGCTCCTTGCCAGCAAAGGCTTCGAACCTAACAGAATCCATGCCCTCTCCACTTCGGTGAAAGCCAGCAGTTCCGACTGGAATCCCGAGGTCACAAGCGATCTGGTAAAAGCCGGCGCGGATCTGAACGACATGCCCACCGAAACGACCGTATCGACCCAACCGGGCAAGCTGCGGGGAGCGCCTCTTCACGAAGCGATCGCATGCGGGAATATCCCCGCCACCAATTACCTGCTGGACCAGGGCTCCAAGCCCGATCTGACCACACCGGACTACAATGTCTCGCCACTACATTACGCGGTATCTTCCCAAGATCCGGAAATGCTTCCGATCGTAAAGCGCCTGTTGGCCGGGGGAGCCGATGCAAACCGGGAGGTTCTATGGCACCGGGATGATGGCATTCCTGGTTGGAGTCGGGCGACCCCTCTCGAGATGGCAGTGTTAAAAGAAAACAAAGCGGCGGTGGAAGCCCTGCTCGCGGCCAAGGCCGGAGTGAACCGGAAGAGCCTGCTCGAGAAAGCAGCCATTCAAGGCAATCTGGACATCCTCGGCCTGCTCTTCGATGCCGGGATGGATCCCAATGCCTACACCTTCCCAATCCTCCACAACCCGGCCGCGGTCCCCTTGATCGACGCTCTGATTTCCTCCAGCCCGGAGATCCAACTAGAGAATCAGGATCCGATCCCGCTCCTGACCATGCTGATTGAACGCGGAGCCAGGCCTTCGGAGGATTCGATCCGGTCCCGCTTTCCCAACGTGAATCCGAGATACAGGGAGCTGATGCTTCGCCGCTTCGTCTATCCCGAGCTCTCCAGCCGTCCGGCGATTACCGCGATCCTGCCCCGCCTGAACGTGTATGACCGCGAGAATGAACTCGCGAGGAAAGAGGGCGAAGCTAGCCCGCCACCATTCGCTTCTTTCTACGACAAGCTGGCGACACTTCTGAATACGATGCCGAACGGGATTTCCTCGCTTCAAAGCGCGACGATCATGCGTCTCCGGAAGGATGGCTCTTATCTTGAGATCCCGGTCAATCTAACCAAATCCGAGCTGCCTCCCGTGCTGGAATGGGGAGATGTGATTGAATTCGACGACGACCAGCGTTCGACAAGAAGCAACGAAGAAGTGTCCTGGCTTTATCACAGGCATCTTTCTGCCTCTGTTTCCATTGGCATCGGCGGGGAGAAGAAAATCTACCGGATGCTGGGCAATCGCCTCATCTACGATGTCACGAGCAATGAGATTCCATGGTGCGATGCGGGAGAGTTGGTGGATCTCCTGTGGAATACTCCTTTCTCAAAGTTCGACGAGCTTTCCGACGCAGGGATCACGATTTCCGTGACAAGGAAAGACTGGCCCGTCCTACGCATGGCCTACCCCTCCGCGGAAGCATCGAAGTTCCCTCTGCAAGACAGAGATGAACTGAACCTCGAACTCCCGCCCGATATGGAAGCACGCTTCAAGGAGCGCCGGAAGCAGGTGGTGGAACTATGCGCCCCGGGATTTCCTTACCGAACATTCTTCCCAGCCTACGTCCGGCAGGATCAAGACCTTCCTCCTGTCCCTTGCTTGCCCACTTTGGCACAGCTGCTGGTGGAGGCCTACGGGGGAAAGGACGCGATCGATCCGCGGTATTTTTCAGGAGACGAAATCCGCTCGCTCGGGATCCTCATGGGCCGCCTGCAAAGTCGCAGCATGCCAGTGCTTCCTTACCCGGATCTTGGCCAGATCGGAATTCGGCGTCTCCGGGAGGACGGCACGGAGGAAGTGCTCGCTATCGATTGGTCGAAGGCCATCGCCGAGGTGAATGCCGGGCAGCCTGCTGAGGAGTGCAAGAAACTCGATATCATCCTCCAAGCGGGAGACGTCGTGGAGCTTCGCGTAAGAAAGGATCGGCCCGCCGAAGATTGGCGGGGCTTCAGCCCGCAGGAAGAACTCCTGCTCTCGAAGATGCTCGAGGGGAAAATCCAACTCGTCGACGCGCAGGGGAACATCTCTCTGCAGCCACTCGCCTACAAGGCACCCATCTACATCGAAACAGCCGCAGGATGGCTTCCCATGCAGCCCCCGGCAGGCTCACAGAGCATGAAGGCCCGCACCGTATTGAGCGGAGATCGGCCTCTTGATTCACTTCAAATCACCCGCGGTGGTGAGACTTCAGCAGCCCTGTCGTCGGACTCTGTCTTCTTAAGGGATGGGGATGTTGTCCGGGTCTCATCAGGACAGCCCGGACAGCCGATCCAGCGACAACCCCGTCCGCGGCCATCCCCTCCAGTGCCTCGCCCCGGCAACCAATGA